In Gimesia panareensis, the genomic window ACGCGGACCCAGTCTTTTCCGGAAGGCTATCAGGCCGAGTTCCAGAATCTGGGCTGGTTCGAATCCAGGTCCCACGAGGGAACGTTACCCGCTGTGCTGGTCTGGAAGACCTGGTCGCGACCCCGGGACTTCACCCGCACGGCAGCGGAAAGCAAGTTGCTCAAGAATGCGGAAGGGACCCGCACGCTGCAACTGGATCTGGGACCGAACCATTACCAGATTGGCAGCATCTCCCGCGGACAGGCCAATGGCAGTTTTATCAATGAAGATGGCAAAGGACATCCACTCAAGTCGACTGCTCGGCCGCTGCCGGCCCTGTCCAATGCGACCTATATGGATCACGCGCTGATTGAATTAACGGCCCCGGCAGAGTCGGACTTTGATCTGGAACAAGTGGACGTGCTGGACTCCCAGACGAAGCTCCCACTCCAGACATTTCAGTATGGTGCCGGCTTCACCTCGTCAGATCAGCGGTTGTTCCATCTGTTCGCATTATGGGAGACACTGCCGGAAACGGTCGATCTGGTACTGAGCGTGTATAACTATGAGTCGAATCATTTCCGCCTTAAGCTTTCCCCTCAGGTCGGTGCTACGGTGCAGACTGAGGGAGCGACACTGGAAATCAAATACCTGGAGGCAGGTCATCATACCGGCTGGAGTTCCAATACAGGTTTTTTCGGAGAGGCCCAGGATAAAAGTAATACTTCCGAAGTGATTATTGATCTGGTACAGGGAGAGCGCCTGGATGGTGCACTGTGGGTGGTTTCCAAATCAGGCCGCAGACTGAAGCTGGATCATCTCGTCTGGTCTTCCAGCAAGGTGGGTTATCCTCCCACCCGGATCATGCTGCCCTTGAGCGAAATCGATCATTTCGAAATTCTGCCTAAAGTAGCACCTCAGACGATTTACTTTGAACAGCTCCGACTGCCGGCCCGCACAGCGCCGCTGGAACAGCAGTTGCCTACGATTACTTTCCCCGTCCAGGGCCAGGCGCGAAAGTTTACGTCTGAGGTATTCAGTCCCCTGCTCGTCCATTTTGAAAGCCAGCGTGGGCATCTCTATACCGGCATCAGTTCCAATCAAAACGGCTGGGGATTCCAGGAACGTCCGTCAACAAAACAGGATCCGGAATCCCAGACCACGGTGAGCTGGTGGTACCTGGCCTCGGTCGACCTGAGACAACGTACGGAATTTGATGCTCCCCCCTTCCCTGGAGCATCCAATAAATCATCTTTGGGTATGCACAGCAACGTGGGAAGCGCCGGCTTTCTGAGTCGAAAGACGCCTCTGGAGCTGATCGAGTCGGTCCGTTTCGAAATCCTGCCTCAACCGGCCAACTGACCTGGAGCCGGGATCAGAGCTGGTCAAACAGCGATCCGGACTGGGGTAGAAACAGGTTACTGTAGAGCCGGCTGGCGTAGACATCGGTCATGCCCGAAACATAGTCCGAGAGAATCCGCTGGGAACCGGATGCCCGATAGCTTTCGAATTCATCCGGCTTGAGCAGTCGTTCCGGATTATCGAGCAGGGCCTGGAAGAGTTTCTCGACAATCATCTGCCCTTTGAGTTCCAGAATCTGATTCTGCCGCTGTTTGATGACGTGTTTGAACACGAAGTTTTTGAGAATATTCAGGATCGCAGCCGAGTCTGTTTTCAGGCAGGCGTTATAGCGGATCAGCTCGTGCTCGCCTGACTCGAGGTCCCGAATTTCAATGTCGCGGATCAGTCCCCCCACGATGTTACTGATGCCGTGTTTGAGCTGTTTGTGCGAACCGGAAAACAGTTTTTCCGTGTAGCGGGTGATGACGTCTGCCAGTCTGGCATCGGTGAAGGTGGGCAGCTGCGACATGACTTCGGCTGCCCAGATCTTTTCGGAAACCAGCCCCATGGCGATCGCGTCTTCCAGGTCGTGCACACCGTAGGCGATGTCGTCGGCCAGTTCCATGATCGAGGTATCGAAGGATTTGCGGATCGTTTTCGCGTGCCCTTTCGGATTGGGTTTGATTTCGGTCAGGACCGCGCGATCGGAAGTAGAAAAGGGCTCAATAATCCACTCGAGCAGGTCGGCATCGTCGTCGTGAATGCACTTGGGCGGTTTATAGAGGGCGAGTTTCGAACTGGACTCGCTCTGCTGCGACTGAACCTGATCGTAGTTCGCAACCTGGGCATGCGTGGCGGGGTATTTTAACAATCCCAGCAGGGTGCGGCGGGTGAGATCGAGGCCATGCTGCTCCGAAAATTCGCCCAGGCGACAGACGATCCGCAGGGTCTGCCCATTGCCTTCGAAGCCGCCATGTTGATACATGAATTGATTCAGCGCATATTCACCGCCGTGCCCGTAAGGTGGGTGGCCCAGATCGTGGGCCAGGCAGATGGCTTCGATCAGACTGTTAGAGGGAATCAGGGTGGAAATCTGATCCTGAGGGGTGGAGACTCGAAGATGTGAGGCGATGCTGGCACCAATCTGCGCGACTTCGAGGGTGTGCGTCAGGCGGGTGCGGTAGAAGTCGCTGTCCCCCAGCGAGAAGACCTGCGTTTTCGACTGCAGTCGACGGAACGCGGACGAGTGAATAATCCGGGCTTTATCGCGCAGGAACTGCGATTCATAGTTTTCCGAGTCGGGATCGTTAAACGTCTTGCGGGGATAGCCTTCTTCATCCTCCCGCCGGCGTAATATCCAGTGATCTTCCATCGTGGTCTCAGGTCTCTTCAGATTCAGTCACAGCAGTTTCGTTATCGGGCACGGTGCGGGATTATACACAGATCCGGAGTAAATCAGAAGGAAAGAGAGCGGAAGTGGCAAGATCAGCGCAGTGAATCCAGTCTGCTGAAGTTTTGCTAACTGAACCAGGAAAGGAATTCGCTCTCAATCGCAAGTGGATCATCTCTCAGGTGTGTAATAGACAGAACAGTGAGGGAGCGATCCCTGCAGTTGTGAGACAGCCTGGCGGGAAAGACTGGATTGACGAATTGTTAAGGAGGAAATCTGTTCCAGCTTGCCCAGTTGCTGAATCGCCTGGTCTGGAAAGGAAACAGACCGAAAAAGCACATCTGTGATGTGTTTTAACTGACTGATGCGATTCAGCTGTTCCAGGCTGATCTCAGAGTCGGCAATCCAGAGTGATTTCAGGTCTGGCAGTGTATTCAGGATCTCAATATTTTCTGAAGTGAGCAGTCCTGGATCCAGCGTAATTGATTTCAGATTTGTCAAGGAGCGCAGTTGCTGCAGATTCATTTGACCGGAGCGCGTGTTACCGATCCCAATGGATCTCAGCTGAGAAGATTTGAGAATGTACGGCCAGGCTGCATCTGTGATGTCCGTTCCATTCAGAATAAGCATTCCCATTCTGTGGGGAAGTGATTTCAGTCCCTCGTTGGTCACCTGAGTCCGGCTCAGATCAAGACTCGTCAGGGAAGGTATTTTCAGCAAAACTGCCAGTCCGGAATCGGTAAGCACTGTATCCCTCAGCGACACATATTCCAAACGAGGATATTTCTGAAGGTGGTTTGCGATTTGATCTGACACCTCAGTCTTTGACAGATCGAGCGACTGCAGTTGGGGCATCGAACCCAGGGACGCGATGCCAGCATCACTGATGCTGGTCTCACTCAGGTAGAGTCTTCTTAATTCAATGAGATCCTGCAGGGCGGGCAGGCCTGTATCTTCCACGTTGGTCTGACTAAAATTTAACTCCGTCAGCAGGGGTAAAGTCCCTACGACTTGCAGTGCCCCATTTCCGGCCTTAGTCGAAGCCAGATCGAGTGTCCTCAGCTTTTTCATGTCGGACAGATGCACGATTCCAGCATCGGAGACCTGCGTCCCCTGAAGCCTGAGAGACGTCAAATTTGAAAGTCCTGACAATGCCTGCAGGCCTGTGTCATCTACTTTAGTGTGACTTAGATCGAGCGAACCTAATCGTTGCAGGTCAGCAAGATGCTTCATCCCGGCCCCCGTAATTTGAGTATCTCTGAGTATCAGGCTCGACAGATTTGTGAACTGGCCAATGTGTACCAGATCCTCGTCGGTCACTCTGACACCGGGTAAATACAAAGAGGAGAGACCTTTGCAGGCCGTAAGGTGTCGAAATCCTGCCCCTGTAATACCAGTCTCACGAATTCCGAGATTGATCAGTGATGTGAGTGATGCAAGATTATCCAATCCCCTGTCGTCAATGGCAGTCCTGGTTAGGAAGAGGTTATATAATTTGGACAAGCGAGCGACTGACTTCATACCCTCACTGGTGACTTTTGTGCCGGACAAATCGAGTGACGTCAGAGAGGTCAGACCTGAAATCGGTTTCAGACCGGCATCCGTGACATTAGTGTCAGCAAGATTCAGTTGTCTCAGACTATGACATCCAGCCAGGTTTTCCAGCATAGCATCACTGATTGCGGTCCCCTTCAGAGAGAGACTAGAGAGACGAGATAAGGACTTGAACGCCTCTCTGCCCGCATCGGTCACCCTGGATTCGGTCAGATCCAACGACTGAAGCCTCTGGAGTTTTCCCAGCGATTGTAGAGTCTGGTCCCCCACCTGCGTACCGCTTAAATTAATACTGCTCAAACTGCGGGCAGCCCCGAGGTACGCTGCAGCCGAGTCGTTGAGCGCGGTCCCTGATAAATCCAATGTACTTAAACGAGGCGTTGCCGCCAGAAATTCCAATCCTTGCCCCGTGATCGCGTTCGAGGCACATTCCAGGCTATATAACCCCGGTAGTTGTGCCAGTGCGGATAAGCCTGCATCCGTCACCTTTGTGCTGCGGATATTTAGTGAACTGATACTGGGAAACCGACAGAGTGCCTGCAATCCCGCATCATTCAGCTGACTGTTCCAGAGGCTTACACTCCGCAAATGAGGTAGACTCGTCAGTTTCGCGAAACCGGCCCCCGTGATTTTGGTCTGACTTAAATTGAGGGTTTCCAGATTTGGCAGATTGTCCAGGGCGGCCAGTGTATCGTCCGTCAGATCGGCATGATTCAGTGTCAGGTATTGCAGATTCTGACAACCGGCCAGTTGCCGGGCTGCTTTCGCTGACAGGCTGGCGCTGGACAAATCGAGTTGTCTCAGATTTTTCAGCTGTCGGAGTGCTTCCAGGCCCGCTTCGGTGATCCTGGTCTTTTGCAGTCTGAGTTCCTGCAGTTCATGCATGTTTGCCAGATTGGTTAAACCGGCCCCGGTCACGCTGGTATACCCCAGTGAGAGCCTGTTGAGTCGGTGCAGATTCTGGATCGAATCGAGGCCGGCATCAGTAATATTGGTCTGGCTGAGATCCAGGCTGTGCAATTGAGTAAAGACTTTCAGGTGGGGCATGTTCGCATCTGTGATACCTGTGCTGCTGAGGGAAAGTCTGGTCATGCCGGCCGAGTTTTTCAGATATTTCAACCCACTTCCGGTGAACTCAGCACCTGTCAGGGAGACAACTCTGAGCGAGGTCAGTGCTGCCAGGGGAGCCAGAGACTCGTCCTGCAGGTCAGTGTCCCTGAGATACAGCTGCGTCAGTCTGTCATTCCGGGAGAGCGCTTCCAGCGTCTGGGGGGTAGCGTGGTTGAGCGTCAATTCGGGGATACCTGCACCGCGAAAGAGTATATTGAGTGCTTCCGGATCGATCTTCCGTCCCCGAATGGTGAGTTCACTCACCTCGCCCAATGGATTCAACTGGTTGATCAGTGTTGCGATCCGGGTATCCAGGGAATTGGTATAGATTCTAAAGCTGGAAGAATAATGGCTGACAGACACCCCCAACGATTCTAACTCCGCCTGGATCTGCTCCCGTTTCTGTCCCAGAATGGAAGTGACCGGGGCGACCGTTGTTTTCCCGTCCCTGCTTCTCAGGGTGAACAATTGGCCGTCTGAGCTCGCGACCCGCGCATGAATCGGATTCGTGTGGAACTGAAACTGAATTTGAATCCGCCGCTTTCCGGGAATCTTTTCGACAGAGGAATACGAGCGGTCATCTGCACCACCTGTTCCCCAGGGAGGCGTGTCCGGGTGCATAAACATCCGCTGTTTAAGTTTCACCTTGCGGAGCAGCGTCCCGTTCTGCGCATCCCAGATCTGTGCATTCCCCTGGACCAGCAGGTTGAGTTCCTTCCCGTCTGCTGAATATCCCAGCCCCTGGATCAGATCAACAATGTTCCAGTTCCTGAGGGAGTTACCGGTCTGAGCGTCCCGAATGTGGACCACGTTCCCTGCATGTGAGGTCGCAACACGACGGCTGTTCGGCGAGAAAGTCAGATTGCGGACTGGGGTGTCAAAGTCACACAATTTTTTCTCCGGATAGCCCTGCGTTTTCTCATAACGAAACAGGTGCCCTTCACCGGCCCGAAACAAAGCGCTCCCATCGGGGGAGAATTTCAGAATGTCGCCGGGGGAGAGATCGACTTTGAGTGTATGTTCTTTTTTACGCGTGGTGAGATTGATGATCTCAATCGCATCGGAGTACCCCAGAGCGCATCTCAAACCATCAGGCGTGAGTGCCAACATCAGTGGCTCGCGATCCAGACTCAGGGGATCAGTTTGGGATTTAGCAGAGACCAGAATGACTGTCAGGCGTCTGTTTCCCGAAGTAAAAGCGACCACCTTTCCATTACCGGCAACCGCCAGTTGCTTCACTGTGGCATTTTTCAGATCCAGAGTGAAATGAGATTCACCAGAGACAGTAACGGGGATCGACAGGAACGAAGGATCTTCTGAGGCGACTGGAGGGGACTTCAGGTTCGACTGTGCCTTCACGAGATGAATTGAGATCAGAAAGCTCTGCCCCAGAATCAAAAAAAAGATCAGCTTTCGGTATTGAGCCATAAATACGCATCCCTGCTACGGTTCGCATTGTCGATTTCATCAAAGGCAGCAACCAACACATTTGTCCATACCACCACACAATTCGTACAGTAACAGACTCGACTCTAAAAGCAAGGTAAGTCAGCAGTCAGAGAGAAAAAAGCGAGGCTGTGTTTCAGCTGATGTGCGGCCAGTGATCGGGAACGATAAATGCCCGCTCGATTTCCTGGCAGAGTGAGTCCTATTCGGTTAAGACGCTGATCAGAATGGGGCGAGGGGACGTTTGAAAATGGTTTTCCAGATGGTGCTGCAGTTTGTCATAGCAGAGCAGATCAGGATCCGCAGGGCTGCAGAGTGCGGGGGAGAGCCAGTCCGGTTTTTCCCGGATGAGAAACAGCGGGTTCTGTGCTGGAGCCAGAAGCCGGGAGAGCTCGGAACAGCGTAGCCAGGAGGCTTGTGCATGCCCTGGTACGAGTCTGGCTGGTAATTCACCGGGTTGCTCATCATCGGGATGATAGAAGATACACCCTTTGACCATGGCACGGCGCTGGATCACATCCGGATAATGCTGCTGACTCAAGGGGAGCTGATGCTTGAAGAGTCGGTGTATTTTCTTTTCGAAGGTATCTTTGACATTCGGGCCGACAAAGTGGCTGCCGGTCCGGTTGGCTGCGGGGAAATAGAGATAAAATTTGACGGCGGTCTCCCAGTACGTCAGCACGCCAGATTCGTCTTCAAACAGGAAATCAATTTCACCGACGGTCTGCCCGTTTTCAAAGACCTGCTGATGCTGGGCGATGATTTTGACACCACGAATCCGTTCGAGCCAGTAGAGAATCAGCCCCTCGAAATACTCGCCGATGCGAAAGCGGGAATACGGAACCAGGAACGATTCCAGTTCCCGGAAGTCGATCTGATCGAAGTCCGGCAGGCGGGGAGGCTGGATGTCGGCAGCGGAATCAGTAATCAGCGTGGGACTTTCGATGGCCCACTGCAGATCGCGGAGGGCGCGTGACTGTCTGAATTGGGGATCCTCATGCATAACGCAGACGATAGCGGGATCACTGTCAAATAAAAAGGGTGGGAGCTTATCATGCCCCTCCCAGAGCTTTCAAAGCCTCCCACCCACAGCCTCTCCCCCTCTCCATAGTCACGCTTATTCGACCATGGCTGGCGCAGCGAAAGCCCCTTCTACGAGGTCGGTGGTGATGCTCAAGTCGGTCTGGGGCCTGAGCAAAGCATCGTAAGTATACGACTTTTTAATACGCAGATAAGTATTTTTATCTCCCCCCCAGTGCGAATCGATGACTTCACAGACCGCCCAGCCAACGACATGGAAATCCACATGACTGCCGTCGCCGACGGCTGAATCATAGATGGGGATCAGACGCTTTTGTCCCTCGATGGCCTGAACTGCCAGTTTCAGACCGGAAGAAAGACCGGGGTCCCCGCTCATGTTGAGCGGAACCCTGCTGTCGATATATTCATTGGAAGGAATTCGCCCCTGTTCGTGCAGGGCATCCAGGTCGAACTGCCTTAACCCGTTGAGAATCTGATCCCGCATATCCTCGGTACTGTTCAGACTCCCGCCAATATCCAGCGTCCCCCAGTTCCCGGGGATGGTCGCTCCGATATTATCTTCCAGTCGCCCGTCGCCATAAATACTCCAGACATCCCCCAGTTTGGTGTTGTCCCATTCCGATTTGGGAATGGTAAAGGGGAGCACGCCGACCCCGGGGGTCAACAGGCTGCCTTTCTGGAGGATCGCTGTCGAAGTGGCGGAGACTGCGGAATCATTAATTCCCAGGATGCGGGCGAAGAACAGCGAGACGGGGGAGTTGGCCTGCTCGTCAAAGCGGAGTTTGACGCGCACGGTATCGAACGTTCCCCAGTTCAGCAGCGTAAAGTTGTCGTAAACTGTTGAGGGATCGTAGCGGCCAATCTGGATATCGGAATCGAGGACGACGAAATCCGGAATGTCTTTCAGATTATAAGCGACATATTCACGGACACGTGACCTGACGAGAGCCAGATCCTGATAGCCGTCCGCATCGGGAAGCAGATCCCTGACCGCGGCCAGTACCGCGGCATCGGCTGCCCGCTGCAGATCCGCCCGCTTTTTCAGGATGTATCCATAGTCGACTGTAAACGCGACCATGCCCAGCAGGGGGACCATTAACACCGCTGTGAAGACAGCGATCGCTCCTTTGCGTTTTCGCGTACGGCCTGCAGTTGTTTTCAATGTCCGATTTCCACGCATTTCTGTTCCCCTCTTAACATGGAGTCTACTCGATCTGCACTCTGTCTGATCCAAAGATCATTCACGTCGCATGAACGTGGTCGTCTCAAGTGATCTGCCACCCAGTCCCGGAAAGCCGTTTAACCAGCGCACCGAGTCATAGCGAAAGATCACCTGCACCGCCACCGGTTCCCCCGAGAGGATCGTAGTGAGGTCACCATTTAAAACTGCGGTTAAATCACCTCCGAGCAGTGATACATTCAGACTGCGGTAGACATTGACCGTGATGGCACTGTCCAGTTGCGTGGCCGAGATATGCGGACACTGCTGGGCAACGTAATTCAGGACAGTTGCTCTGACTTCGGACTGGTTGAGGGCTGTATTCTGTGAGGCCTGTCGTGCGCCCGCATAAGAGGCATCATTAACCACCTGGGCCATATTGACAAACTGCCCGGAGTCGATAGCGCCCATGGTAATCAGCACCAGCAGTGGTGCCACCAGGGCACATTCCACTGCCGCGACGCCTTTGCGTTGAGAGGAGTTCTGAGCCAAAACCGTCTTGCGATGTATGAGCATGATTCAGTTTCTCCGGTAAATTGTGTTTTCAGAAAGCGGTCATTCCCGTTTCATGGTTGACTGGCCTCGCAGGACAGTCTTATTCAGAAAGGTGGGAACAATCCAGGAAACGTCGGCGTAATTCACTTCGACGGTAGCAGTGATGGTGGTGCCCGATTCCAGCCCTTCCAGCTGGGCCGGGTCAAAACTGATGCGGCAGAGGCTGGCATCATTAGCGCTGGCGATCGTGGTCTGCAGATGATTGCGGATGACGGCTTCCGCGTCAGAGGTGGTGATGGTGCCGACGAGAACTGCTTTGCGACAGCCGGCCCGGGCAGAATCGGTGAGGGCCTGTTTGACCATGCCCATCCTGGTAAATTCGACCAGACCGAAAATCAGGAGAAAGAAGAAGGGAGCGACAATGGCCATCTCGACGGAAACGGCACCAGAACGCTGTTGAACATGAGGCAATCGTAAATTTCGATGCTGCGTGAGCTGCATGACGATGTTCTTTCTGGAAATTTTTAAACTCTCCAACACTAAGTCTACACCATTTTCACAGATGCGCGATTTTCTCTGCGTTTTCCCATAAGATTCAGAAGCGATCCACGTGCGAATCTGCGATTGAATGAATTGTGCGGGATTTCCTGTTGAAAAAGTGTTTTCATTTCTCAACAACCTACTATACAATCGCGGGTTATAAACAACTGATCTCCATGTATATAAATTCAATCATTGGATCTCTCTGCTACGAGATACGACTCAGACCTGAAACCGAGTGGTATTAATTTCCTCTCATCAGAAATGGGATGACCAGGATCATTTCCATTTCACAGTCACGGAATGATTCACCTATGAAGGCGCTGCTCTGCTCTCTGTTACTGATCACACTGCTCCTATCCGGATGCAGCAAACCTTACACACCCAAAGAAATGACCGAAGAGGAGCAGGAGCTCAAACAGCAACTGTCGAAATACCAGGATCAGTTCAAGGCAGCCATGAATAACCCGGAGACTTATGTGCCGGTCGCTGTGGTGGATCGGAAAACGACGTTCCCTGATGATGATCAGGAATACACCAGGGTCCTGGTTCTGCAGCGCGAACAACTTGACCTGGACGATTACGGTTTCAGCCCCCCGGGGAAAGAGGAATCGGAAGCCGACGAAGACTATATCGAAGGCTTCTTCAACGACGTCCTGTTCTGGGTCGATGCGGAAGGGAACATTACTTTCGACGATTACGAGCAACCTCCGGGAACGCAGATGGTGGTGGAATGGTGCATTCCCAACGGAGACTACAAACAGGTCGCCTTACACTTCGGCGGGATTCCCTGCACGGTGATCGACCTGGAGCAGTAAACATTCAGTGAAAAGGAGGACAGACAGTGAAATGCCTGCAGCCTTTATGTTTGATCCGAAAGACATCCCGCCTGATCCCGGTCCTGCTGTTGCTGATTCCGGTCTCCGTGTCAGCCGCCCCAGAGTCGGCGAAACAATCCGAAGCGGACAGCAAATTACAGAACCTGATCAGAGAACTGGAACGAAACGAAGCGCTCTACCAGGATCTGGAACTCAAGTTGCAGGAGCGCTATGAACAGCCTCCCGGAAATGCTCATCCCAAATGGAAGGTGGAAAACAGGACCGAATACTCGATCCTGGTCCAGGGCCAGAAGTTCCGGGAAGAGGAAACTAAGGCCGGCCAGTTCAGAGTGATGCCACAGCGGAATCAGAAAAACCAGAAGTTTTTCATCGAGGGGAGGGATTCCACGCTGTCCATGTTTGATGGAACAACTTACCGCCGATTCAATGAAACTGATTATGAGTCTGTCCTCGCTGGCGGCAAACGCACCCAGAGCAAACGGGGAGAGGTCTCAGATTTGCCCAAGCGACTGGATAACTTCGCGCGGCCTCACATGCTGCTGCAGCTGCGTTATCCGTATGTTCCACTTTCGAACTACCTTAGCGGACAGAAAGCGATGGTCAATTATCCGGGACTTCCGCCGTATCCCCAGCCCTTCCAGGTCAAAGTTCAGATTGAAGGGACCGGGGAGATTCAGGGACTGAAATGCACGAAGGTCGTCATCGAACAGTTGAACGACAGCGATGTCCGTTTCGCAAAACAGATCCTGTGGCTGGCACACGAGCGGAACCTGATTCCGGTGAAAATTATCACGTATCGTGACCAATTATCCGAAGAAAAGCCGATTGAAGAAGCGTTCATCGACGAATGGCAGGAGCTGGGAACCGGTGTCTGGTTCCCCCAGAAAGCTCACATCGATCACTACAATTTCGTTTTATATAAATATAATGGAACATACGAACTCGACTGGCGGAGGCATCTCAACGTCAAACAGGTCACGCTCCATCCCGAGGTGCAGCAGCAGGTCTTTACGAAGCTGAATTTCCCGCAGGGAACCACGGTGAGAGTCCGTAAAGATCATAAGCAGAGTAAATACAAAGTCGGCGAAGAGGAACAGAAACCAGCGAAAAAAGAATGACAGGAATGTTCCCCCACTGTGCTTTCCCGCTTTCAGCCGATGCAACATATTTCTGAAAGGAGTTCCCCGATGTCTACCATGCGCCCCGCTTTGTTTTCGGGATGCCTGATCCTCATCCTGGTTGCGTCAGGTAACGTCCGGGCAGATGAGCCCCAGACCGGGAAATCCGCTCAACTGCAGACGCTGATAAAAAAACTGGAACACAATGAAGGGCTGTACCGGAATCTCAAGCTCAAGCTGGAGTTGCTCTACGAGCACCCTCCGGCTCCCGTTGATCCCGACATCCAGGCGCGACAAATTTCCGATCTCACGCTGATTGTGCAGGGCGAGAATCACCGTCAGGAGAAAGAGACCAGGGGGCGTTTCAGACAGGGTTATATCGTCCCGCCCAACAAGCCTTATAATCATTTCAACAATGGTACCCAGGCAACCAGTCAGGTATACGACGGAGAAACACTGCGCAAGTTACATCAATATGAGCATTCCCCCGGCCTCACCAGTGACGAGGGACGCAAGGGAGGTTACGGTTCCATCTCGCACGAACACGAACGGATGGATAATTTACTGCGGCCGCATATGATGCTGTTGAATCGCGGGCCACGGATTCCGCTGTCAACCTGGTTCAAAGGGCAGCCTGCGATCATCGACTCG contains:
- a CDS encoding LolA-like protein, with the protein product MKCLQPLCLIRKTSRLIPVLLLLIPVSVSAAPESAKQSEADSKLQNLIRELERNEALYQDLELKLQERYEQPPGNAHPKWKVENRTEYSILVQGQKFREEETKAGQFRVMPQRNQKNQKFFIEGRDSTLSMFDGTTYRRFNETDYESVLAGGKRTQSKRGEVSDLPKRLDNFARPHMLLQLRYPYVPLSNYLSGQKAMVNYPGLPPYPQPFQVKVQIEGTGEIQGLKCTKVVIEQLNDSDVRFAKQILWLAHERNLIPVKIITYRDQLSEEKPIEEAFIDEWQELGTGVWFPQKAHIDHYNFVLYKYNGTYELDWRRHLNVKQVTLHPEVQQQVFTKLNFPQGTTVRVRKDHKQSKYKVGEEEQKPAKKE